A stretch of Tenrec ecaudatus isolate mTenEca1 chromosome 2, mTenEca1.hap1, whole genome shotgun sequence DNA encodes these proteins:
- the LRRC3 gene encoding leucine-rich repeat-containing protein 3 — MAALAPGRMALLGRPSASSPQVPRGGPCLLLLLCLPLGATCPQGCQCPGHAGAVTVRCSASGLREVPKDIPADAVLLKLDANEIAHIPDGAFQHLSRLKELDLSGNAIEAIGPATFTGLAGALRLLDLSHNRIRRIPKDALDKLSAQVRLSHNPLHCECALQEALWGLQLDPDSADAIACHTSVREEFVGKPLIQALDAGVSFCSAHHRTTDVAMLVTMFGWFAMVIAYVVYYVRQNQEDARRHLEYLKSLPSTPISKDPINPAP, encoded by the coding sequence ATGGCCGCACTGGCCCCTGGCAGGATGGCCCTCCTGGGCAGACCCAGCGCCTCCTCTCCTCAGGTTCCCAGGGGAGGACCGtgcctcctgctgctgctctgcCTGCCTCTGGGCGCCACGTGCCCTCAGGGCTGCCAGTGTCCCGGGCATGCAGGGGCGGTGACTGTGCGCTGCAGCGCCAGCGGCCTGCGGGAGGTCCCCAAGGACATCCCTGCCGACGCCGTGCTCCTGAAGCTCGATGCCAACGAGATCGCTCACATCCCTGATGGCGCCTTCCAGCACCTGAGCCGGCTAAAGGAACTGGACTTGTCTGGGAATGCCATCGAGGCAATTGGGCCGGCGACGTTCACTGGCTTGGCAGGGGCCCTGCGGCTGCTGGACCTGTCTCACAATCGCATCCGCAGGATCCCCAAGGACGCCTTGGACAAGCTCAGCGCTCAAGTCCGCCTGTCCCACAACCCCCTGCACTGCGAATGTGCGCTgcaggaagccctgtggggccTGCAGCTGGACCCCGACTCTGCAGACGCTATTGCGTGTCACACCTCTGTGCGGGAGGAGTTCGTGGGGAAGCCGCTGATCCAGGCGCTGGATGCCGGCGTCAGCTTCTGCAGCGCCCACCACCGGACCACCGACGTGGCCATGCTGGTCACCATGTTTGGCTGGTTCGCCATGGTGATCGCCTATGTCGTGTATTATGTGAGGCAGAACCAGGAGGATGCCAGGAGGCATTTGGAATACTTGAAGTCCCTGCCCAGCACCCCCATCTCCAAGGACCCCATCAACCCAGCTCCCTAG